The following are encoded in a window of Gossypium arboreum mitochondrion, complete genome genomic DNA:
- the atp8 gene encoding ATPase subunit 8: protein MPQLDKLTYFSQFFWLCLFLFIFYIPICNDGDGVLGISRILKLRNQLLSHRGNNIRSKDPKSLEDILRKGFSTGVSYMDSTLFEVSQWCKAVDLLGKKRKITLISCFGEISGSRGIERNIFYLISKSSYSNPGWGITCRNDIMLIHVPHGQGSI, encoded by the coding sequence ATGCCTCAATTGGATAAATTGACTTATTTTTCACAATTCTTCTGGTTATGCCTTTTCCTCTTTATTTTCTATATTCCAATATGCAATGATGGAGATGGAGTACTTGGGATCAGCAGAATTCTAAAACTACGGAACCAACTGCTTTCACACCGGGGGAACAACATCCGGAGCAAGGACCCCAAGAGTTTGGAGGATATCTTGAGAAAAGGTTTTAGCACCGGTGTATCCTATATGGACTCTACTTTATTCGAAGTATCCCAATGGTGTAAGGCTGTCGACTTATTGGGAAAAAAGAGGAAAATAACTTTGATCTCTTGTTTCGGAGAAATAAGTGGCTCACGCGGAATAGAAAGAAACATATTCTATTTGATCTCGAAGTCCTCCTATAGCAATCCTGGATGGGGGATCACTTGTAGGAATGACATAATGCTAATCCATGTTCCACACGGCCAAGGAAGCATTTAG